Below is a genomic region from Raphanus sativus cultivar WK10039 chromosome 4, ASM80110v3, whole genome shotgun sequence.
ATTGTCTCTGTTTCTTTAGCTATTAGCAAAACTTCTCTTGGTGTAGCATTAAGTATGTTTATATTCTATGGCAGGGGACGTGTACAATGGGATGAAGCTAATATAGTGGAAATTGAATCCAACAAACCTGTTAGGCAGAAGATTACCGAGCCAAAGACACCCTATCACCCACCGTATCACCCCATGATTGATGACGATGGTGCTTTGTCCCATTACTCTTTTATTCATTTTTCTATATGCCTACATATATGCTTCTGGTTTTAGTAACTACAATCTAtgcagagaaaataaaataacacaaacaTAACATAGTGTATGTTTTGTTTGCCACAGGCTTTCAGTTTTAGGTTAATTTGAAATTGTTATCAGCCTAGTTGGAAGTGTGACTTGAACtagatgtctttttttttctttatggtTGTTTTTAACCAGGTTCACTGTCTTCTAGAGTAAGATCGTTTGACAACTTTGTTGAAATGCATCGTGCGGAAGAACTAAAGAATGATCTGAACGATTTAGCTTCTTCTAGTAAAATTATCAGCCACAGGTCTGATTCCGGTGAGTGGAGCTCGTCAGAGGATGAGGCAGATCCTGTGGATCAACATGAAGAAGGTTCTTTGAAGAAAAACACACATCAAAGCTGACTAGTAGTTCCATCATGTCATCATATCttcatctctgtttttttttttgtgcactgCAGATTGTGAGGGCGGAAAAAACACAAGTTTCAACGAACATAGACGGGTTCACTATGACGAGTTTCGAATGGTAAAGGAGATGAGATCCTCTGGCTCTTTCTATGGTGAAGACGCAGAAGTGGATGATGGTGCCAAAACGGGTAAACCAGAGGCAACAATCTCACAGAACACTCCAGGTTCCGTAGAGGCGATATCTTCAGGAaagtcatcttcttcctctactTGATGAACGTATTGTCACACTACGGTGTTATGTCTGGATTATACAGAAGTTCCAActttatatttataagaaattaagaaCATCTTATTGCATTTtgtaggggtgggcgttcgggtacccgttcgggttcggatcgggtatttcggattttcgggtatttcggtataggagtataatatccgttcgggtatttctgaacttcggatcgggttcgggtatttttagttagggttcggttattttggattgggttcggatatttagattttaaaagaaataaaaataaaattttcttttttaaagttttttatatttaaaaatatagattttacttaactgatttttttttctttttatagattgaatgattaatagatttagaGATAACatttccaaaacaaaaatattaatttggctattgtttttaaactttggatgtaactttggttaatacatgaaataaaaagtttaacatgcattttaaatgaatatcaaattattttttccataattatatatatatactatatgattttaaagtatgtctaacatcaatataaatattttaaataaaatgagagatgtaaactagaaatataagggtaagtatacacatgttcggttattttcggatatccattcgggttcgggtattacccgttcgggttcggatatccaatctctcctaacttaatacccgttcgggtattttactacttcggttcagatttcggttcgggtttttcgggtcgggttcgggtgccacttcggatatcggATAAAGTGTCCACCCCTAGCATTTTGacccaagaaaaagaaaagaaaagtctAGAAAAGTTTTGATCATgcaaataacatataaaaaaacaaaaacggtAGCAACAAGAATGTCTATGTTGGTATAGATATCTCACCGCGCACCTTCATGTTCTTTCGTGACATCAAATATCATGTTATGTCCCTCATTCTCTACATGAGTTCTTTTCCATATGCGTAAAGAGCCGATGATACCCGAGAAGTAGCTTAGAGTCGTACGCTCTGATAGCTTCACTATTCAATTGCAACTTTTGAAGATAATCCTATATCGAAAACACAGTGTTATATTTAATGGAGAGATTAATCTGATTTATACATCAAATAtcttccaaaataaaattacgtATGTTTTACGATCATCAAAACAAAGTAATAAGGAGTAATATTACTTCCCTCACAAGGCACATAAGAGCAATTGACaaatgtgttttttctttttccagtTTTCAACATCTAAGATAGacttttaaataagaaaatattgcTCTTATCCATGATAGTTATACGAAGCAATTTGATTGTGCATATTTGTTAGCTAGTTTTCTCTCTTACAAAATGTCCTTTAGTAGTAGTAATAAAGATAATAAGCTTTGATTGGttgtagtgttttttttttctatttttgctCCTTTTTGGTTCAATGTAAATAAACAGAAGAGCTTAAATTCTAATTGTGGTTTTAGGAGTATATAAGTTGTCTTTCCAAAATCTACGGTCTGTAATCACACTAGAAAATAGCAGGCTTAGATCTCGTTGCGCCACGTTGGATCAAAAGATTTATACAATACTACGTGTCAAGGGGCCCATTCGTAGCGAAAGATCTTTTATAACAAATAGTCGACCAACACGTGTAAGTATCCTTTGACCCACGAGGTCGGTGATGCAAATTGGTTGTTTCCGGTTCAACTATTAATCAAAGATCTTtttaagtttgaaaaaaaaGGTGCGAACTTGGAGTTTCTTGATTGGTGCGACTCGAGTCGACTCGAGTCAAGTCGGAGTCTACTTGATCGAAAAGGTTTCTGGGTTTTGATTAGAGTTGCCGATTCGATTTGAAAGTTTGTTCCTTTTCGGTAAGTTCCTCACCAACCTTTTCGAGATGCTCGTTGATGCTGATGAAGCTTACTTCAAGTTTGCTCCTTTGCTTCGAAGTTTCCTGTCTTTCCGCCTTCTTTGTTGCATTCGAGGAACAATTTGCTTTCGAAGTTTATAGGCCTAACAGTTTCTTGATCGGTGATTACTGATAAGAAGTGTGCTTAGGATCCCATTTGGTTTTGTGATTGACTAAGATTCTCTTGTTATTACGTTTCAAGTCTCGACCTTTTACATTAACATTCGTTCTTGGTGGGTCTCTGCTTCAGTGCATCACTTGTCTCCGTAGTAGAACAAGCAGGAGGACGCAGTAGTTCAGTTCCGATGGGGGATAACAATTATAACCATGTGGATAAGAAGACCAGGTTAGAAGCTGAGCTAGACGACAtgctgcagcagcagcagcagcagcagtaCATCCAGTATCAAGACCCCACGGAACAAGATCTGCAGTTGCAAGCTTGGACGGGACAACAGAACCAGTTTCTTCAATCTATGTCACCGTCTCAGAGACCCTATCTTCCACAACAGCAGTACATGCAGCACCAGGACCCCACGGAAACGAATCCGCATTTGCGAGCTTTGTATCAACGGTATAGACTCCAACTTCAGCAACAGCAACAGGAGCAGCTGAGACGGCAACTACAGCAACAAGTCGCTCAACAGATCCCTCCTAGTGTATCTCCTTTTGGAGGTGGTGCGGGCGTTCAACAGAAGTTTATGATGTTCTTGCATCACATAAAGCAACGACCAGCCGTAAGCTAATATACTTATCTCTGTGACTTTTAGCAGTCTCATCACCATCTACTCAAGTTCGATAGTCTGATGATACCTTTTCGTGTAGGACAATTGCATTACCTTTTGGAGGGGATTCGTGGCAGAATACTACTCACCTCGTGCAAAGCAAAGGTTGTGCTTTTCACAGTACCAAAGTGTTGGGAACATGCTTGGCACGTTAGTACCACGGGTCAGTTTCTTCTTAGCCTGCCTTGTGTATTGTTGTTGCACACATGTTAAATCCAAGTGTACTgtcttcttgttttctttgcaGGATATGTGGCAGTGTAGTCTCTGCGGCACCAAGTCTGGAAAAGGAGTTGGTAAGAGATTTGCTAAATGCTTTTGTTTTGAAACTCTTCTAAGTCAAAAATGGTAGTAGCTAAAATATATGTCTGTCTTACTTGTTTTTGAATCCGCAGAGGCAACTTTCGATGTGCTTGCCAGACTATTTGAAACCAAATATGCTAGTGGCGTCGTTGATGAGCTCTTATCTCTGGAAGGTCAACGAGAATACAGACTTTCCAATGGACTGATGGTATTGGAATATAGAAAAACGGTTCAGACAACTGTATATGAGCAGTGTCGTGTTGTTCATGAGGGCCCTCTTCGCATCATATTCTCTCAAGATTTAAAGGTTCTCTTTATAttccaatttctttttttctgttttcagCACTGTAGTAATAATAATGCTTTTTAAGCCTAATCGTGAGTTTTGGTTCTTTCTAGATACTGTCTTGGGAGTTTTGCACTCGGCGTCATGAAGAGTTTATTGTCCGCAGACTTATTGTTCCGAAGGTCCTATCTCTGATGACATGAGCTTTGCGTTGATCATTAGGAGATTAACACTTACACAAAATGCTTCTGATAATAATTATCCCCTTATGTGCCTATTTTCTGGTTTCCCTATGAATATGATGAACACAATGTCTGTAACTTTTTTACTTCTGAACATAGGTTTTAGACATGCTGCAAACGGTGTTGGAaagttcattaaaaaaaaataattatcgaTCATGCAGGTGAACCAGTTGCTTCAGGTTGCACAGAAATGCCAGAGCACGATTTTGGAAAGTGGGTCAGAGGGAGTTTCTCAGCAGGATTTACAAACAAACAGTAACATGTTAGTTGTTGATCCATGTGTCCATTATCACTTGATTCACCCTTCATTACAATCAATATTTTGTCTGCTGTGGATGGATGCAGTCTATTCTTTTATTGTCCATGTTCTAATGCTATATATATCATTGTTGGGTACTAATTTGTGTCTCAGAGTCTTGGGAGAAGGACGAAAGCTGGCAAAGGTCATGGAACCAGAGTCTCTGAATCAACATGGCTATCCGAAAAAATATGCCAGAGCTCTACAGGTATTAGTTAGCTCCTTTCCTAGCTGTTAGTTTTGTATCTGAAGTCTGTAAAAAGACCTATCTAATAGTAAGCTATTGCGAGTTTGCAGATACATGAAGTTGTCAAGAGCATGAATGATCTTATGGATTTCACATTCGAGCACAAAATCGGCCCTATCGGTAAGCTGCTATTCTGGTGTACCCTTTCACTTGAATCATAGCTCTACTGTTGAAATGATTCTGGTGATCGAGTTTCTGATTGAATGTATATGTTTTGATGCCCCTTACATAGAGGGGTGGAAACGGCTTTCGGAACAGACAGAGACAATGAGGCTCCAGAGACAGAGAATGCAAGAGATGGAGCAGTTGGGGAATAGTGGAGCAATGATGAATAGGTGGTCAGCTCAATCTCAGATGGACGGCCTTACTTCTGGCAACAACAATAACTCCTACAATCATCACCATCATAGCTCAGCTCAAGCCGTTGCTGCTCtgaccaacaacaacaaccaaacCATGCTTATGGGGAGGCTAAATGCTATGAATACGGGCAGACTAGAGGAGGGATTCCCGAGTCAGCGTCCaaccccaaacccaaaccagAGTCCATATTGGTCTGATCAGAGGCAGAACTTAGCAACAGGTGGATTTCTCAGCTCTCCCCAGAtgcaacagcagcagcagcagcatggCACTCCCAACACGCTTCAGCAGACACATTTGCCACCAGAAGATGCCACAGAAATACCTGACGATTTCTCAGACGACAACTTCCAGTGATAAATAGGGTAAAGCTTGTAGAACAGAACATAGGCGGTTGCTACTTTGAGTTTAACAAAGTGAAAGTAGGCTTAATTCTTCTCATTTAGGTTGGTTTGTTGGTGTTTTGTATAGAAACCAAAGGAAGTTGTAAACCTACACATAGGCACTTtagtatcttcttcttcacactGATGTAATCTCAAAATAAACAagttgtgtatatatattcatcaGTCAAAGGGGGTTTTTTAAGCTTCTAACACAGACACAATGCTTCATGACGAACCAAAATGTCTATGTTGGTATAGATAACGCGGATTTGATCCTGAAAATAGTGAGAGAGCCATGAGTTTCTCAATACTGTGTTGACAGACAATGGTTTGAAGAAGAGAGACATAGTTTTCATGTCTTGTTGATTTTTTGGATCTTGATCAAGATATCCCACTGGCCTCTCTTAACACTTTGGTTGTTAGATGAAATCAAACATTGTTTTCTGGTTCACCGGAAACCAAACAGAAGTAGCTGCACTCAACACCAATCCCGGTAGGCTCACCTCACACATTAAAGTTCTTTCGTGACATCAATAATCATGTTCTGTCCCTCATTCGCTACATGTGTTCTCTTCCATATGCATAAAAGAGCCGATGATACCTGAGTAGTAGCTTAGAGTACTCATCCGCTCTGCTAGCTTCACTATTTCAGTTACAGCGTTTGAAGATAATCCTAGGATAAATTAATCTGATTAGTACATCAAATattctccaaaataaaaattatgtatattttatgatCATTATTAAAACAAAGTAATAAGGAGTAATATTACTTCTCTTACAAGGCACATAAGAAATGTTTTTAAGTTATAGGAGCAATTAATAATTGTGGttctttttcaattttcaacaaTTGATAAAAGTAGACTTACCTTGGTAAACTCTAGCCAGGTTGATATTCAAAAAGGTTCCAAAAGTTTTTGCGGTGTCTCTGCAGCGTTGTGAGCCACCTCTTCGGGCTTTAGCCCTATCCCTGAGCAAATCAAAAGCTGGCAAAGTCGCAGTTCGATTTCTACTAGTCACCCGAACtgaattaaatagtaaaaatattagCTGTTGCAGGTCTTGTGAAATTAATCAGTTAACATCGGTCGCTGGATTccacggttatcaaaaaaatcctctagtaataataaatataataaagttTGATTGGTtgtagtattttttttctttttttttttgctagtttTTGGTTCAATGTAAATAAACAGAAGAGCTTAAATTCTACTTGTGGTtttaggaatatatatataagttgtcTTTCAAATCAGTGTTAGTGAACGtaatagaaaattaataccACTAAAAATCATTGCAATCTTATCAAAATATATCACCCCCAAAGAAAACTGTTTACGTCTCATCCGACTTGTTTACCACCGTAAAATCTACGGTATGTAGTTACACTAGAAAATAGCAGGCTTAGATCTCGTTGCACCACGTAGGATCAAAAGATTTATATAATGCTACGTGTCAAGGGACCCACTCGTAGCAGAAGATCTTTATAACAAATACTCGACCAACACGTGTCAGTATCCTTTGACCCACGAGGTCGGTGATGCAAATTGGTTATTTCCGGTTCAACTATTAATCAAAGATTTCTTAAGTTTGAAAAAAAAGGTGCGAACTTGGAGTTTCTTTTGGGATTGGTGCGACTCTGAGTCGAGTCGGACTCTGCTTGATCGAAAAGGTTTCTGGGTTTTGATTAGATTCGCCGATTCAATCCGAAAGTTTGTTCCTTTTCGGTAAGTTCACCATCCCTTTTGAGATGCTCGTTGATGCTGAAGTCTgctcctttgcttccaagttTTCGTCTTCTTTGCTGCATCGAGAGGAACAAATTTGCTTTCGAAGTTTATAGGCCTAACCGTTTCTTGATCGGTGATTACTGATTAGAAGTGTGCTGCTTATGATTCATTTTGGTTTTGAGATTGGATAAGATTCTCTTGTTATTTAGGCCTAACCGTCATTTTGGTCTGTGCCTCCTCCTCGAATAACATTAACATTCGTTCTTGGTGGGGTCTTGCTTCAGCTGTTCCGATGGGGGAAAACAATTATCACCATGTGGATAAGAAAACCAGGTTAGAAGAAGTTGAGCAAGACTACATGCTGCAGCAGCAGCAAGATCTGCAGTTGCAAGCTTGGACGAGGCAACAGAACCAGTTTCTTCAATCTATCTCACCGTCCCAGAGACCACCCTATCTTCCACAACAGCAGTACATCCAGCACCACGAGGACCCCACGGGACAAGATTCTCAGTTGCAAGCTTTGTTTCACCGGCAGATGCTGATAAGGCAACAGCATCAGCAGACTCTTCAATCCTTGTCACCGTCCCAGAGACCCTATCTTCCACAACAGCAGTATCAGGACCTCAGGGGACAAGATCCACAGTTGTTGCTGCCTCACCAGCAGAGGCTGATCAGGCAACGCTATCAGCAGGCTCTTCAATCCCTCTCACCGTATCAGAGACTCCAACTTCAGCAGCTGAGACGGCAACTACAGCAGCAACGAGTCGCTCAACAGATCCCTCCTAATGTATCTCCTTTTGGAGGTGGTGTGTTCGTTCAACAGAAGTTTATGATGTTCTTGCATCACATAAAGCAACGACCAGCTGTAAGCTAATACTTATCAATCTGTGACTTTTAGCAGTTCCATTGTTGATAGTCTGATGATACCTTTTTTGTCTAGGACAATTCTATTACCTTTTGGAGGGGATTCGTGGCTGAACACTACTCACCTCGTGTAAAGCAAAGGTTGTGCTTTTCACAGTACAAAAGTGCTGGCCACATGCTTGGCATGTTACAACGGGTCAGTTTCTTCTTACCCTTGTGTGTTTCTTCAtcagccttttttttttgttgaacacATGTTTACACTCCAACTGTTCtatcttcttgttttgtttgcagGATATGTGGCAGTGTAATCTCTGCGGCACCAAGTCTGGAAAAGGATTTGGTAAGAGAGTTAGTCACTAGTCATGTCATGTGTGTACTTGTATTTCTGTGCCTTTACTTTAACGCCCAATGAAGCAACTTCTTGTTTTGAATCCGCAGAGGCAACTTTCGATATGCTTGCCAGACTATTTGAAATCAAATACGCTAGTGGCGTCGTTGATGAGCTCTTATCTCTGGAAGGTCCACGAGAGTTCAGAGCTTCCAGTGGACTGATGGTGTTACAATATAGAAACATGGTTCAGACAACTGTATATGAGCAGTGTCGTGTTGTTCATGAGGGCCCTCTTTTCATCATATTCTCTCAAGATTTTAAGGTTTCTCTTGattccaatttttattttttactgtTTCAACACTGTACTACTAATAATGCTTTGTAGCTTACTCGTGAGTTTTGGTTCTTTCTAGATACGGTACTGGGAGTTTTGTACTCGGGGTCATGAAGAGTTTCTTCTCCGCAGACTTATTGCTCCGAAGGTCCTATCTCTGATGACATGAGCTTTGCGCTGATCATTAGGAGATTAATACTTACAAAATgtgcctttttttttgtttccctATGAATATGATGAACACAATGTCTGTAACTTTTACTTCTGAACATAGGTTTAGACATGCTGCAAACGGTGTTGGAAAGTGTATTAGAAAAAACTAATTATCGGTGCATGCATGCAGGTGAAGGAGTTGCTTGAGGTTGCACAGAAATGCCAGAGCACGATTTCGGAAAGTGGGTCAGAGGGAGTTTCTCAGCAGGATTTACAAACAAACAGTAACATGTTAGTTGTTGATCCATGTGTCCATTATCACTTGATTCACCCTTCATTACAATGTCTGCTGTGGATGCAGTCTATTCTTTAAATTGTCCATGTTCTAATGCTATATATATCATTGTTGGGTGCTAATTTGTGTGTCAGGATCTGGGGAGCAGGACGAAATCTGGCAAGGGTCATGGAACCAGAGTCTCTGAATGAACAGGGCTATCCGAAAAAATATGCCAGAGCTCTACAGGTACTAGTTAGCCTGCTTTCCAAGCTGTTAGTTTTGTATCTGAAGTCTGTAAAAAGACCTAATAATAGTAAGCCATTGGGAGTGGCGCAGATATCTGAAGTTGTCAAGAGCATGAATGATCTGATGGATTTCACAGTGAAGCACAAAATTGGCCCTATAGGTAAGTCTAAAATTCCCATCTACAACATCCTTACTGAATTTAGACCTAAAACCAAGTTGCCATTATGGTGTACCTTTCACTTAAAGTATAAGCTCTACACTGTTGACATGTTCTGTTTTGATCCGGTGATTGAgtttttgaatgtttttgaTGGCCTTCCATAGAGGGGTTGAAACGGCTTTCGGAACAGGCAGAGACAATTAAGCTCCAGAGACAGAAAATGCAAGAGATGGAGCAGTTGGGGAACAGTGGAGCTATGAATATGTGGTCAGCTCAAGCTCAGATGGACGGCCTTTCTACTGGCAACAACAATAACTCCTACAATCATCACCATCATTGCTCAGCTCAAGCCGCTCCTGCTCtgaccaacaacaacaaccaaacCATGCTTATGGGGAGGCTAAATGCTATGAATACGGGCGGACTAGAGGAGGGGTTCCCGAGTCAGCGTCCAACCACAAACTCAAACCAGAGTCCATATTGGTCTCATCAGAGGCAGAACCTAGCATCAGGTGAATTTCTCAGCTCTCCCCAGATGCAAcaggagcagcagcagcatgGCATTCCCAACACGCTTCAGCAGGCACATTTGCCACCAGAAGATGCCACAGAAATACCTGACGATTTCTCAGACGACAACTTCGGTGATAACTAGGGTAAGCTTGTAGAACAGAACATAGGCGTTGCTACTTTGAGTTTAACAAAGTGAAAAGGGTGTTGGTTTTAGGCTTAATTCTTCTCATTTAGGTTGGTTTGTTGGTGTTTTGTATAGAAACCAAAGGAAGTTGTAACCTACACACACATAGGCACTTTAGTATCTTCTTCACACTGATGTAATATCAAAATAAACAagttgtgtatatatattcatcaGTCAAAAGGGGTTTTTTAAGCTTCTAACACAGACAAAATGCTTCATGACGAACCAAAATGTCTATGTTGGTATAGATAAAAGCGGATTTGATCCTGAAAATAGTGAGAGCCATGAGTTTCTCAATACTGTGTTGACAGACAATGGTTTGGAGAAGAGAGACATAGTTTTCATGTCTTCTTGATTTTTTGGATCTTGATCAAGATAGCCCACTGGCCTCTCTAACActtttgttgttgatgaaaTCAAACATTGTTTTCTGGTTCACTGGAAACCAAACATAACATCAGTCTCATGTTCTGTCCCTCATTCTCTACATGTGCTCTCTTCCATATGCGTAAAGAGCCGATGGTACCTGAGCAGTAGCTTTAGAGTAGTAAAATAAACATGTAACCATCAGTCTCATGTTCTGTCCCTCATTTTCACTTGTTCAATCCATGTAACCagtaaaatcaaataaacaTTTACTTGTTATAGTAAAATATTGTGTGCCAAAATGAATACTACTGACAGTAACCATTTTATATTCCCACAGTACAAGATTATGATAGATTACTCTTTTTACGGAAAAGATTATGATATATCATCAAACCAGTTACACTAGAAAATAGCAGCTTAGATTTCATTTCGCCACGTAGGATCAActctttatataatatactacgTGTCAGGGGGCCCACAAGGTCGGTGGTGCAAATTGGTTATTTCCGGTTCAActattaatcaaaaataaaatcaaaagatcCCTTTTAAGTTTGAAAAAAAGGTGCGAACTTGGAGGAGTTATCTTTATTTTTCGAGGGCATTGGTGCAACTTGAGTCGAGTCGGAGTCTGCTTGATCGAAAAGGTTTCTGGGTTTTGATTAGAGTCGCCGATTCAATCCGAAAGTTCGTTCCTTTTCGGTAATTTCACCATCCTTTTTTGAGATTTTCCTTGATGCTACTTCAAGTTGGCTCCTTTGCTTTCGagcattaattaataaaaaactccGTCTTCTTTGTTGCATCGAGGAACACTTTGCTTTGTAGTAGTCAATAGGCTTACCCGTTTCTTAACTGGTGATTAGAAGTGTGCTTAATGATCCACTAGGCTTTGTTATTGGCTCAGATTCTGTTGTTATTAGGTTTCAAGTCTCAACCTTTTCAACATTCCTCAGCAGTACGTAGCAGCAAGCAGGACAAGGCTGAGTTTCGATGAGGGAAAACAACTATAACCATGTGGATAAGAAGGCCAGGTTCGAAGTTGAGCAAGAGGAGATGCTGCAGCAGTATCAGGACCCcaggggagaagaagaagatccacAGTTGCAAGCTTTTCTTCACCAGCAGAGGCTGATCAGGCAGCAACAGCATCAGCAGACTCTTCAATCCATGTCACCGTATCAGGTCAGACTCCTCCAACTTcagcaacagcagcagcagcagataAGACGGCAACTACAGCAGCAACAAGGCCCTCATCAGATCCATTCTTTTGAAGATGGCGTGTGTACTCAGAAATTTATGATGTTCTTGTATCACATAAAGCAACGACCTGCTGTAAGCTAATATACTTATCAATATGTGACTTTTAGCAATTAATCATCACATTctgattatctttttttttataggaTAATTGCATTACCTTTTGGAGGGGATTCGTGGCAGGTTACTTCTCACCTCGTGCAAAGCAAAGGTTGTGCTTGTCACACTACAAAAAAGGCATGTTTCCACCGGCAGCTTCGGTCAGTTTCTTCTTATCCCCTGTCTGTTATTATCTTGTATGATATTTGGTGTTCTGCATCAAGCTATTACACATGTTTGCTCTAGCTGTACTATTATCTGAATTTCACAACACTGACTTGTGcatcatcatctctttttttCCTTGTTTGCAGGATGTGTGGCAGTGTAATCTCTGCGGTACCAAGTCTGGAAAAGGAGTTGGTAAGAGATTTGTTCCTGTGTGTGCACTTGTATCTCTGTGCCTTTACTTTAAGCACAATGAAGCTCTTTTCTAATCTGTTATTTACAACTCTGATAACTGTTTTTGAAGCTCTTAAGTCAGAATAGTAGCTTAAAAAAgctgtcttcttcttgttttgaaTCCGTAGAGGC
It encodes:
- the LOC130510473 gene encoding probable transcriptional regulator SLK3, yielding MSCVYLYFCAFTLTPNEATSCFESAEATFDMLARLFEIKYASGVVDELLSLEGPREFRASSGLMVLQYRNMVQTTVYEQCRVVHEGPLFIIFSQDFKIRYWEFCTRGHEEFLLRRLIAPKVKELLEVAQKCQSTISESGSEGVSQQDLQTNSNMIWGAGRNLARVMEPESLNEQGYPKKYARALQISEVVKSMNDLMDFTVKHKIGPIEGLKRLSEQAETIKLQRQKMQEMEQLGNSGAMNMWSAQAQMDGLSTGNNNNSYNHHHHCSAQAAPALTNNNNQTMLMGRLNAMNTGGLEEGFPSQRPTTNSNQSPYWSHQRQNLASGEFLSSPQMQQEQQQHGIPNTLQQAHLPPEDATEIPDDFSDDNFGDN
- the LOC108850002 gene encoding protein phosphatase inhibitor 2-like, producing the protein MVVKFMSGCFLSTVKRLVHIVSVSLAISKTSLGVALSMFIFYGRGRVQWDEANIVEIESNKPVRQKITEPKTPYHPPYHPMIDDDGSLSSRVRSFDNFVEMHRAEELKNDLNDLASSSKIISHRSDSGEWSSSEDEADPVDQHEEDCEGGKNTSFNEHRRVHYDEFRMVKEMRSSGSFYGEDAEVDDGAKTGKPEATISQNTPGSVEAISSGKSSSSST
- the LOC108849688 gene encoding probable transcriptional regulator SLK3, which produces MGDNNYNHVDKKTRLEAELDDMLQQQQQQQYIQYQDPTEQDLQLQAWTGQQNQFLQSMSPSQRPYLPQQQYMQHQDPTETNPHLRALYQRYRLQLQQQQQEQLRRQLQQQVAQQIPPSVSPFGGGAGVQQKFMMFLHHIKQRPADNCITFWRGFVAEYYSPRAKQRLCFSQYQSVGNMLGTLVPRDMWQCSLCGTKSGKGVEATFDVLARLFETKYASGVVDELLSLEGQREYRLSNGLMVLEYRKTVQTTVYEQCRVVHEGPLRIIFSQDLKILSWEFCTRRHEEFIVRRLIVPKVNQLLQVAQKCQSTILESGSEGVSQQDLQTNSNIVLGEGRKLAKVMEPESLNQHGYPKKYARALQIHEVVKSMNDLMDFTFEHKIGPIEGWKRLSEQTETMRLQRQRMQEMEQLGNSGAMMNRWSAQSQMDGLTSGNNNNSYNHHHHSSAQAVAALTNNNNQTMLMGRLNAMNTGRLEEGFPSQRPTPNPNQSPYWSDQRQNLATGGFLSSPQMQQQQQQHGTPNTLQQTHLPPEDATEIPDDFSDDNFQ
- the LOC130510470 gene encoding probable transcriptional regulator SLK1, translated to MGENNYHHVDKKTRLEEVEQDYMLQQQQDLQLQAWTRQQNQFLQSISPSQRPPYLPQQQYIQHHEDPTGQDSQLQALFHRQMLIRQQHQQTLQSLSPSQRPYLPQQQYQDLRGQDPQLLLPHQQRLIRQRYQQALQSLSPYQRLQLQQLRRQLQQQRVAQQIPPNVSPFGGGVFVQQKFMMFLHHIKQRPADNSITFWRGFVAEHYSPRVKQRLCFSQYKSAGHMLGMLQRDMWQCNLCGTKSGKGFGKRVSH